Part of the Anoplolepis gracilipes chromosome 13, ASM4749672v1, whole genome shotgun sequence genome, taaaaaaaatatagctcTCACGATAAAAGTATAcaggaaataaaaatggatattaGAAATAgcgatgaaaattatttcccTTGCATGCATGGACAGCTGCAATTACAGTCTCTTACAGTTAAGGTCAACAGAAAAAGACGAAGGTCTTGTCGGTCCAGTTTGCCGCGTTAGATCTTCTCGCCAATAGATCTACTCTAGTCGCTCTCGGAGAGAAGATGCATCTATAGTGCATGGTAATGGCCAAGCCTACGCCCATCTTACACATGGAATTATATAccgttacattatttatactacATTTTGCTCACGAATAAACCATTATGCTACCGATTATTATTGCTTaataatcgtttttttttttttttaagtataaaacTTGTTGCAGATATGaaatgtatcttttaaaattatttgtaagatttttaatcattGGAGGATAATcatcattataaaatgtaaaaaatcagtataagttataaaatataaaaaaaacatataaaagaaataaaatgcgacagtttaaaatatgtaattacattaaatattattagtaatatatgttaaacaatatatataatttacataaatatattttatttatatataatatataatatgctcaactttataaatttaattttatttagaatttttttaaatggcttTAGGTACGCAAGATTATATTACGAAAACATGACTCATGAAAGGAAGGGGGCaattatgtgtattatttttattccttttattctttgttaaaattcCGTCCATTGTAccacattttttctattttctttttttaggacacctttttttaattcgtaatattaatatttaattaagtttaattccataatctcaaatatgagtaatttcaattaatttcttaaaaatgtgcaaaaataattgggtcaagaattattataaaatttcgattACCAAGAACAGGAACTCTACCATCTACCATGGAACTCTACCCTACTTTATACCTACTGCGGGAACATCTGACACCAAATGCAATCTGAGGAATAGCAACAGATTTCGCATTATCTCTTTCTGTACAGTTCagttagataatttatattgtattattttgtagaGAGAGATGTATGCACTATTTGgttcacatttatttataacaatattcttGCAAAATTTTGAGAGCTTGTACAAAACTTGAAGAGACTCACAGgttttttttgtacaagaattaaatataggAGAATTCCTTAAAGTATGTATAGAATTCAGTGCATTGAGATATCATGAATATAtcaaagttaattattatttcgcacagttgttaaaatatagcttaagttataaagtaattatctGAATccatttatgaataaatatatattataaaaagataagtttaaaaataaaaatttcaaaattgtagATCATTAACGCTAATTTTcacataatgataatttacttatgaaataaagatagatataagtttaaaatgtataaaatatttatcaaagcaATCAAATGATTATTCAACttctatgaaaataattagagaaagtaacatataattattaatattcaaaagatataatatgaaaacaaTTACAGCATAACTttgaatgtattattaatatctgtgATGCTTTCTCTGATTGtgctattataaaaactacataattattcgattttaaatttataaaatttctgaaataaattttagtattttaccTACAgagttttacaaaattaatcagTCGatcaacttttataattatttatatattatttattttcaggaCAGGTATAGTGGTACATTTTACTACATGCTAATATGTcagaagatataataataatttaattagtacgaaattattaattttaaaagcagaatatatctattttattatcggacatcatgtatatatatatatatatatatatatatatatgtatgtgatgtaatgttaaaagaaaatttatgtttaattgaatttacttttttattaaatttttattgaaaattatattaattgaagaatagaaaaaaaagacgaCGTCATAACAATGAAAAACTGATtaagcatttattatttattttgcttttcatttagctatatatatttagatatacatatatatttagctttatgtgttttatatagtaatttaaaatttacagttGGCAGCTGAAGTGGCGCTGACTGTCCTTAGAGTTTGTGTGCGAGCAGTTGGACACTCTGGAGCGGTCTGATACTCCGATTGACTTTGGTCAAGATGGCATCGGCGGAACAAGTCGGCCTCAACAAAACATGGGAATTGTCACTGTACGAGTTACACCGCACACCACAGGATGCGATCACCGACAATACAGAAATTGCGGTCAGTCCGCGAAGTTTGCACAGCGAACTCATGTGCCCGATTTGCTTggatatgttaaaaaaaactatgacCACCAAGGAGTGTTTGCATCGTTTCTGCTCCGACTGTATTATTACAGCTTTAAGGAGTGGTAACAAGGTACATGCTCGATATAaacttgtaatttaatattctatgaaCAAGGCTACGTATTTTCTGTAAGAAAAATGTTCGATTCGTCAattcaatatcaattttatatatctttgtttgTAAAGCTCACAACACTGTATACAATGCGATATGTCAGTCCATTTCTGTCTAAATCTgagaatatattgtatgtattctgctaaaagtatatattattaattttacaaagagTATCgacaaaattgtattttttacaagaattttatcctaacgttatatatattttttcattcaaactaatgacattttattatagagtaaaaaataaagtttagcgttatatataaatttaataaattttatttttcatattttagtaTACTGTTTGTTTCTACAAcagtttttatgatatttgcAGGAATGTCCCACCTGTAGAAAGAAATTGGTTTCCAAACGATCTCTTAGACCAGATCCAAACTTTGATTTGCTAATTTCCAAAATCTATCCAAGCAGAGATGAATATGAGGCCCATCAGGAACGAGTTTTggctaaattaaataaatcacattCACAAGCTGCACTTGTTAATTCTATTACAGAGGGTATTAAGCTACAAAGTCAGAATCGTCCTCAACGTTCGAGAAAGAATGCCAACGAATCTGAAAATGCAAGTAACGCAACGTCTTACAACAATACGCCAAATGTTAGCGCACCTACAACACCAAATCCATCCACAAATGTAGCAAATCAAAGTGATTCTTCTCAGAGTGCGACAGGACCTTTGAATAGTGGAGGTATGATTAATAAtcttcaaaatatcaatatcataCATTTCTCATCCTGCAATTAATCTAACAGTCTTTGATGAGACTACAATttgtaaagatatttttaatatatctgttacttttatgtatgtttatcTAGGAACAACATCTAGAAACTCCACTACACCATCACCGAACCCTGCAAATCAAATACCGAAAGCACCGAAACGACagaaaagttttcaaaattctGAAAATGACTCTTCCAGTGCTGAGGCTGAGACTGGTGGTGGTGACTCTATGGTTGACACAGAAGGCGAAGGTCCTAGTGAACCTTTAATGCTTAATGAAATTGAACTTGTTTTTAAGCCACATCCTACAGAAATGGCAGGtgataattctttaataaaagcaCTGAAGGAAAACAGTATTCGGTACATAAAAACAACAGCAAATGCCAcaggtaaaatattttgcaaaattatattattaattaaaaagaagacaATTTTCTactagaaataaatatgtcaaatatacTACAACTAAAAACAAGGAACACAAATCTTCTTTTAACTAAGACTAACAGATATCTTGTTTTTGTAGTGGATCACTTGAGTAAATATTTGGCGATGCGTTTGACGTTAGATCTGGATACTGAATTGTCAGAATCAGATAGGTTATTAAATTTCTGCATCTATATCGCACCTTCACCGGGACAACTTGTGGTATTAAGTGGTTCACAAACGTTACGGCAAGTGAACGATAAATTTTGGCGTGTCAATCGACCCTTGGAAATGTATTATTCGTGGAAAAAGACCTAGGGAAGGCCTCGAAAATATCAATCTGACGGGAACTAATCGCGCTTTGTTCCAAAGACGAGAAcgaattatctttattatatgatagTACAGTGGAATACATTAAGTGTAAAAAAGCACATATCATTAATGTATTCTGCcgtacttttaatattatttgattcacAATAGTAAGACATGTTCTTCATAGTCATCGACaatagtgcaatttttacatcttCAAAATTGGTTGCCAGTAATCTGTTtgtgttaaataaaagttgGAAGACaactgaaataaatatcaaactgATTTAAGTGGCATTGCATACATCCTGATATTTTGAATGTGAACTTTATGCACTtacataataacatatttcatataaaagcaTTATCaactaaacattttttattaaaattaggtGATtagtatatcatataattatattttcatttataatatatttaatatattagaattatttattcattcataatgttatataatttcaacatattacgttttttagaataattaatttcaaaataaaaattattataaaaatttatgtctaAAAGGAAATATGATAACTTTGCAATATTCtgtatattgcattattaacTAACTGTATATACTAAGGGACCATTAAAAAGTAGCAGTTTAtaacattgatataaaaaataaataatagaaatttattcagtgataaaaaagttctgaaaaatattaaatcgttttcttttaataatataaattgcaaaatgtttcagacaattaaaatattctattatatttatatggcaGAATATGCTCtctaatattttgaatatatatatatatatatatatataaatttatattcaaattgaattttaaattaaaaacttgtgAAAACTGTCTTGTATATAAATCGTAGAATTATTGCCaacaattttgcaattttgatattaaaagaattatttcaattttaaaaagaaataaaataaatatatttatattatatcaatattaaaaaaacattgagTTTAAGTCAATGTTATCAGTTAACTCAGTTAATTTGCACTCACAAATAGACATATAACTTCCAGGATGTACAAAGGTCgcttaaatttgaattaaaccAACagataaatgtgtatatgaaGCTTATAGCAGAAATGCAATTAGCATGTCACATCATACTGAAAAATAATCTACAGAAATCATATAcgtttataacatatatttgcacatattcatacatattattcCATCATTCAATAGTCTCATACAATAGTCATCAACTTATTTTAAACAACTCACAATCATATTGTGGACCATTCTGTATagtttacagaaaaaaataaatctatgtaTATACGGATATTTAACAGTTTATCTAAAGTACAGTGTGCATACCAAATCTTGAaacaatttgaatttaaatatgagTAAAAACTAGAAAATGCTACGTtcaacatatttatatcaatttgttctcatatttaaattgtctTCCAAGATTTGATGCATGAATAATACAGGATgagtcattaaaaattattctttataaatcataCTATCCTAAGATAATCCTTTATAAATCATATCCTAAAAATTACCCTTTGTAAatcattattctaaaatttttattaaaaaaatgggtAAGTATTACCAGAGTTAgccatgtatgtacatacattgaaataaatattttttgattgtgATCAATCATGTTtgttaatatgattaataaaatacaccgaaaattgtctttttgattcatgaattaataaatatagctGTAAACCTTGGTTAATTGCTGTTTATGTTTGCTGAAAATGTATGCaatcatatgtatttattaatacagtgtattttattaatctatattattGAACATGAGTAgtaacattgaaaaaaattattctgatGCTCTGATGTATTttgcaagagaaaaaaaaattgatttaacatatgatttctctctcttctgatATCTATAGTAATTCAGTATGATATCAATGGAGAACAAGAGAGAATAAGAcgtaacttatttttaataaacaagtgATAActtaaacattttgaaaataactCACAGTCAAGCTCGTTGGAACAGGCATTagtaaatgaattatttatcaaatatgcaATATCTTATAAAGTAATCTCACTCTTTTTCATTATGATATTTGCTGAGTTTTTCACGGAATAATCAGCAGaatcgattaataattatttttatacaagtacAGCATTGTACCTGTAATTCcacatcttattttttaatgtgctctatttttttatacaaattgatttattttattattctatgtttgaaaatattaaagtaaattaagcgatttaaaaaaaaacagtgaatactttacaaaatattacatatttttttacatgttaaaataaattataaaatatctcaaaatattaattttttaatttttattgattgatgattatatatat contains:
- the Sce gene encoding E3 ubiquitin-protein ligase RING1 → MASAEQVGLNKTWELSLYELHRTPQDAITDNTEIAVSPRSLHSELMCPICLDMLKKTMTTKECLHRFCSDCIITALRSGNKECPTCRKKLVSKRSLRPDPNFDLLISKIYPSRDEYEAHQERVLAKLNKSHSQAALVNSITEGIKLQSQNRPQRSRKNANESENASNATSYNNTPNVSAPTTPNPSTNVANQSDSSQSATGPLNSGGTTSRNSTTPSPNPANQIPKAPKRQKSFQNSENDSSSAEAETGGGDSMVDTEGEGPSEPLMLNEIELVFKPHPTEMAGDNSLIKALKENSIRYIKTTANATVDHLSKYLAMRLTLDLDTELSESDRLLNFCIYIAPSPGQLVVLSGSQTLRQVNDKFWRVNRPLEMYYSWKKT